One genomic region from Magallana gigas chromosome 3, xbMagGiga1.1, whole genome shotgun sequence encodes:
- the LOC117686639 gene encoding uncharacterized protein has product MANEPGTSYMRESASLDIVDQVDDDAGQDEERNVQRHTTQPKSKMSTNGMFDIFMSKLTEVQKELQDLRSQSKGDTSRKRGRSMSTRSSPPPVKKTTVKQSKSCNRSFHELSDDDSDEETSDKSDAEDALNSLIEGENCSSSDDDEASALHELSEFFGDEDKTSEPLSPELAKIMEKMFTSKTNSEKIKEISNKYDRPKNINNVFAPKVNKVIWENMSAKNRASDIKLQTTR; this is encoded by the coding sequence ATGGCTAATGAGCCGGGGACGTCGTACATGCGAGAGTCCGCCAGTTTGGACATTGTCGATCAGGTTGACGACGATGCAGGTCAGGATGAGGAACGCAACGTGCAAAGGCACACGACGCAACCCAAGTCGAAAATGTCCACGAACGGTATGTTTGACATTTTCATGAGCAAGCTCACAGAAGTTCAGAAAGAACTTCAGGACTTGAGATCGCAAAGTAAAGGGGACACATCGAGAAAACGCGGGCGGAGTATGAGTACTCGTAGTTCGCCTCCCCCTGTTAAGAAAACAACAGTGAAACAGAGCAAAAGCTGTAATCGATCGTTTCACGAACTCAGTGATGATGACTCTGACGAAGAGACTTCAGATAAATCGGACGCTGAGGACGCATTGAATTCCCTTATTGAGGGTGAAAATTGTAGCTCGTCGGACGACGATGAAGCATCCGCCTTGCACGAATTATCAGAATTCTTTGGCGATGAAGACAAAACTAGCGAGCCATTAAGCCCTGAGTTGGCtaaaattatggaaaaaatGTTCACATCAAAAACGAATTCggagaaaataaaagaaatctcCAACAAATATGACAGGCCAAAAAACATCAACAATGTCTTTGCTCCAAAAGTAAACAAAGTAATATGGGAAAATATGTCTGCAAAAAACAGGGCAAGCGACATTAAACTTCAAACCACTCGGTAA
- the LOC117683816 gene encoding uncharacterized protein isoform X1, translating into MCVSQFVLQTEGTNYSTREKQAIQTDDVSTCMPEHMYTNVDQMAVVNTPKNFIAGKIKNYFDNWCKLTHDSWILDVVKGYKIGFIREPYQVCSPKPLTFSESEYKAAQIELEKFLCKQIVERVCNMDECERKNSFYSNIFLRPKKDGSFRIILNLKNLNQYVDNCHFKMETLKSALLLVKSNCWFSALDIKDAYYSVKIHPDSRKFLRFRWENKTYQFTCLPMGLASAPRVFTKIMKPVFSELRKFGHLNVIYIDDVLLLGNTKNECEDNLKATIKSLDSLGFTIHPDKSQFHASQSIVFLGFILDSSSMTVRLTADKAQSVKEFCEVILNKNEVTIKQVAQLVGMFVASEPGVEFARLYYKNLEIEKDVALKLNKGNFDAHMKISNQSRILINWWSLNVCKSFKSLVRNPPNFVFKSDSSKFGWGGVNEDSGEAISGLWDENTSESHINYLELLAGFKTIKGLGENLRDSHVRLCMDNSVAVSYVNKQGGKISTLNDLAHELWLWCIDRDIWLSAEHVQGATNIIADSLSRKNVDMEWKLDEVVFQKLINVCGKCDVDLFASKDNHQLEKYFSYTQDSNAIGVDAFAQSWKNIDCYLFPPFSVISSVLKKIEEEEVQFALLIAPVWKTQAWFPQLLHQVAGPCYLLPKTEHLLKLPKDPKRQHPLTKMKMGAFSLSGNAYMVESYQQTLSTLSADHGGNPQKDSIGVINRNGCNFVVKNRVIHLMQI; encoded by the exons ATGTGTGTTTCACAATTTGTCCTTCAAACGGAGGGAACAAATTATTCAACCAGAGAGAAACAAGCAATTC AAACAGATGATGTTAGTACTTGCATGCCTGAGCATATGTACACAAATGTAGATCAAATGGCTGTGGTGAACACACCTAAAAATTTTATTGCTGgcaaaatcaaaaattattttgataattggtGTAAATTAACTCATGATAGTTGGATTCTTGATGTTGTTAAAGGCTACAAAATTGGCTTTATTAGAGAACCTTATCAAGTGTGTTCACCAAAACCATTAACTTTTTCGGAATCTGAATACAAAGCAGCTCAGATAGAATTAGAGaagtttttgtgtaaacaaATTGTAGAAAGAGTCTGCAATATGGATGAATGTGAgcgtaaaaattctttttattcaaacatttttcttcGTCCCAAAAAAGACGGATCTTTTcgaataattttgaatttaaaaaatttaaaccaataTGTTGAcaattgtcattttaaaatggaGACTTTAAAGTCTGCATTGTTGCTGGTCAAATCGAATTGTTGGTTTAGTGCACTAGATATTAAAGATGCGTACTACTCGGTGAAAATTCATCCAGATAGTAGAAAATTTCTTAGGTTTAgatgggaaaacaaaacatatcagTTTACTTGTTTGCCTATGGGACTAGCAAGTGCTCCTCGTGTTTTTACTAAAATCATGAAACCTGTTTTTTCTGAACTCAGAAAATTTGGTCATTTAAATGTTATCTACATAGATGATGTTTTGTTACTGGGCAATACAAAAAATGAGTGTGAAGATAATTTAAAAGCCACTATAAAGTCACTAGATAGTCTTGGTTTTACCATTCACCCAGACAAATCTCAGTTTCACGCAAGTCAAAGTATTGTATTTTTAGGGTTTATTTTGGACTCCTCTTCAATGACTGTTAGATTGACAGCAGATAAAGCTCAATCTGTCAAAGAATTTTGTGAAGTGATTTTGAATAAGAATGAAGTAACAATAAAACAGGTAGCACAACTTGTGGGCATGTTTGTAGCCTCTGAACCAGGAGTGGAATTTGCCAGATTGTATTATAAGAATttagaaattgaaaaagatGTAGCTCTTAAACTCAATAAAGGGAATTTTGATGCACAcatgaaaatttcaaatcaaagtaggatattgATCAACTGGTGGTCCCTTAATGTGTGTAAATCTTTCAAATCACTAGTTAGAAACCcaccaaattttgtttttaaaagtgatAGTTCGAAGTTTGGTTGGGGTGGGGTGAACGAAGATTCAGGTGAAGCTATTAGTGGTTTATGGGATGAAAACACTTCTGAATCACATATAAACTATTTAGAACTTTTAGCGGGGTTTAAAACCATAAAAGGACTAGGAGAGAATTTAAGAGACTCGCATGTTCGACTGTGTATGGATAATTCTGTAGCTGTGTCTTATGTGAATAAGCAAGGAGGCAAGATCTCAACATTGAATGATCTAGCTCATGAGTTATGGCTTTGGTGTATAGATAGAGACATCTGGCTTAGTGCTGAACATGTTCAGGGTGCAACAAATATTATAGCTGATTCATTATCCAGAAAAAATGTTGACATGGAGTGGAAACTAGATGAAGtggtttttcaaaaattaattaatgtgtGTGGAAAGTGTGATGTAGATTTGTTTGCATCAAAAGACAATCATCAATTAGAGAAATATTTCTCTTATACTCAAGATTCAAATGCTATAGGAGTTGATGCATTTGCACAATCGTGGAAAAATATTGACTGTTATTTATTCCCTCCTTTTAGTGTCATAAGCAGTGTCTTGAAGAAAATCGAGGAGGAGGAAGTACAGTTTGCATTGTTGATAGCTCCAGTGTGGAAGACCCAGGCATGGTTCCCGCAGCTGCTGCACCAAGTCGCAGGTCCTTGCTATCTTCTACCAAAAACAGAACACCTGTTGAAGCTGCCGAAAGATCCGAAGCGGCAACATCCCTTGACCAAGATGAAGATGGGTGCGTTCAGTTTGTCCGGCAATGCTTACATGGTAGAGAGTTATCAGCAGACACTATCAACATTATCTGCGGATCATGGCGGGAATCCACAAAAAGACAGTATAGGGGTTATCAACAGAAATGGTTGCAATTTTGTTGTGAAAAACAGAGTGATCCATTTAATGCAGATATAA
- the LOC117683816 gene encoding uncharacterized protein isoform X2 produces MDECERKNSFYSNIFLRPKKDGSFRIILNLKNLNQYVDNCHFKMETLKSALLLVKSNCWFSALDIKDAYYSVKIHPDSRKFLRFRWENKTYQFTCLPMGLASAPRVFTKIMKPVFSELRKFGHLNVIYIDDVLLLGNTKNECEDNLKATIKSLDSLGFTIHPDKSQFHASQSIVFLGFILDSSSMTVRLTADKAQSVKEFCEVILNKNEVTIKQVAQLVGMFVASEPGVEFARLYYKNLEIEKDVALKLNKGNFDAHMKISNQSRILINWWSLNVCKSFKSLVRNPPNFVFKSDSSKFGWGGVNEDSGEAISGLWDENTSESHINYLELLAGFKTIKGLGENLRDSHVRLCMDNSVAVSYVNKQGGKISTLNDLAHELWLWCIDRDIWLSAEHVQGATNIIADSLSRKNVDMEWKLDEVVFQKLINVCGKCDVDLFASKDNHQLEKYFSYTQDSNAIGVDAFAQSWKNIDCYLFPPFSVISSVLKKIEEEEVQFALLIAPVWKTQAWFPQLLHQVAGPCYLLPKTEHLLKLPKDPKRQHPLTKMKMGAFSLSGNAYMVESYQQTLSTLSADHGGNPQKDSIGVINRNGCNFVVKNRVIHLMQI; encoded by the coding sequence ATGGATGAATGTGAgcgtaaaaattctttttattcaaacatttttcttcGTCCCAAAAAAGACGGATCTTTTcgaataattttgaatttaaaaaatttaaaccaataTGTTGAcaattgtcattttaaaatggaGACTTTAAAGTCTGCATTGTTGCTGGTCAAATCGAATTGTTGGTTTAGTGCACTAGATATTAAAGATGCGTACTACTCGGTGAAAATTCATCCAGATAGTAGAAAATTTCTTAGGTTTAgatgggaaaacaaaacatatcagTTTACTTGTTTGCCTATGGGACTAGCAAGTGCTCCTCGTGTTTTTACTAAAATCATGAAACCTGTTTTTTCTGAACTCAGAAAATTTGGTCATTTAAATGTTATCTACATAGATGATGTTTTGTTACTGGGCAATACAAAAAATGAGTGTGAAGATAATTTAAAAGCCACTATAAAGTCACTAGATAGTCTTGGTTTTACCATTCACCCAGACAAATCTCAGTTTCACGCAAGTCAAAGTATTGTATTTTTAGGGTTTATTTTGGACTCCTCTTCAATGACTGTTAGATTGACAGCAGATAAAGCTCAATCTGTCAAAGAATTTTGTGAAGTGATTTTGAATAAGAATGAAGTAACAATAAAACAGGTAGCACAACTTGTGGGCATGTTTGTAGCCTCTGAACCAGGAGTGGAATTTGCCAGATTGTATTATAAGAATttagaaattgaaaaagatGTAGCTCTTAAACTCAATAAAGGGAATTTTGATGCACAcatgaaaatttcaaatcaaagtaggatattgATCAACTGGTGGTCCCTTAATGTGTGTAAATCTTTCAAATCACTAGTTAGAAACCcaccaaattttgtttttaaaagtgatAGTTCGAAGTTTGGTTGGGGTGGGGTGAACGAAGATTCAGGTGAAGCTATTAGTGGTTTATGGGATGAAAACACTTCTGAATCACATATAAACTATTTAGAACTTTTAGCGGGGTTTAAAACCATAAAAGGACTAGGAGAGAATTTAAGAGACTCGCATGTTCGACTGTGTATGGATAATTCTGTAGCTGTGTCTTATGTGAATAAGCAAGGAGGCAAGATCTCAACATTGAATGATCTAGCTCATGAGTTATGGCTTTGGTGTATAGATAGAGACATCTGGCTTAGTGCTGAACATGTTCAGGGTGCAACAAATATTATAGCTGATTCATTATCCAGAAAAAATGTTGACATGGAGTGGAAACTAGATGAAGtggtttttcaaaaattaattaatgtgtGTGGAAAGTGTGATGTAGATTTGTTTGCATCAAAAGACAATCATCAATTAGAGAAATATTTCTCTTATACTCAAGATTCAAATGCTATAGGAGTTGATGCATTTGCACAATCGTGGAAAAATATTGACTGTTATTTATTCCCTCCTTTTAGTGTCATAAGCAGTGTCTTGAAGAAAATCGAGGAGGAGGAAGTACAGTTTGCATTGTTGATAGCTCCAGTGTGGAAGACCCAGGCATGGTTCCCGCAGCTGCTGCACCAAGTCGCAGGTCCTTGCTATCTTCTACCAAAAACAGAACACCTGTTGAAGCTGCCGAAAGATCCGAAGCGGCAACATCCCTTGACCAAGATGAAGATGGGTGCGTTCAGTTTGTCCGGCAATGCTTACATGGTAGAGAGTTATCAGCAGACACTATCAACATTATCTGCGGATCATGGCGGGAATCCACAAAAAGACAGTATAGGGGTTATCAACAGAAATGGTTGCAATTTTGTTGTGAAAAACAGAGTGATCCATTTAATGCAGATATAA